The nucleotide sequence GTGAGCCTCGTCAACGACGACTACGACTGGTGAGGCTGCGAATGCGCCTGCCCGCGCCATGTTTAGAAGGTGCCTTCCGATGACGTTTGCGACGATCTCGCGTGCTTTGAACTCGTAAGCGACGCCGCTCAGACAGATTCGCAGAAGCCTCTTATCGTTGGCGACAAAGTCGCCGATTGCGGTCGTGAGTGCCGGGTCGGGGGAGTTGAAGACACAGGCAAACGAGGGTGACGTGAGAACGGCACTGATTCGCGACATGAGCGACAAGCAATAAGAAACCTCGCCCGAATCACCGCCCCATTTGGTAGTGTCTTTGGTCCCTTTGGGAGCGGGGTAAGGCGCAAATCCGTCAGGATGCACACACTCCTGCTCGATCTGGGCGCTCAGCTTGCTGACATCAAACTCCTGACGTGGGTCATCGAGTTTTGCTGCGACGCCAGCTTGTTGTTCCGCTGCGATCACGGCGGCCTTCGACTGGTCAATCTTTCTGATGATTCCGTTCGTTGCGACTGCGGGCACCAGCTTGGCTAAACGCAGACTGCGCATGGCTGCACGCATTTTTGGCCCCTGAACTTTCCCTGCGGGCTCGAACAGAGCGATGAAGTCAGACTCAACGAAGGAAGTCGGGGGAAGTGAACGCGGCAGAGACCCTGTTGCGGTGTTCACAGGACTGCCGAGGTGGAAGTGAGTCACAAATGGTCCAGAGAAGCCTCGATACTCGCCAGTCGCGTCCAGGAGTATGATCTTGGTTTTGTGTTTCAGACATTCCTCGATGATGCGCGCAGTCGTCCAGCTCTTGCCGCCTCCAGTTGTCCCAAGAATCGCGCAGTGCCTCCCGAACAATTTCTCGGGCCGAATCGAGACGGCACTTTCAAGAGCAACATCGATGGATCCTAGCCGCAGCAACACTTTGCTCTCGGGACTTCCTTCAGGCTCCATCAAACTCGGCAGGTCTGCGACGAAGTTGTGCGGTGCCGCGTAAACTCGGTCGCCTAGTCGAGGGTAAGATTCAACGCCGGCAGTGACGCGCAGTGAATCCATCGCGACCGACCCGAGAAGTTGGATTGTGCCCACAGCGTCAAGGTCCATCACCTTTGAATGGGATGCATCGACAGAGCGCCGTTCCGATTCGGGAAGATGGATTTCAACCACTCGTCCTAGCAATAGATTGATTTGTCCTTCAATCAGCACGAACTCGCCGACCTCGCCCTTCCCGTAACGTCCTCCGAGGAAATGCGCGCCGCTGGGAGACCCTGCGTCATTCAGATTGAAGCGCACCGCCTGAGCGGACACGGAAGACAAAACCCCGATGAACAATTCGGGGCGCAGCAACCCTCTTGGGAACGCTTCCTCGATATTGGATGGCCTGCTCATTTCGTTCCCGTTACGAGTTTGATGTCACGAGTGAGGCGCTGAGCCGGAGTCAGGGATTTGAGGTCAGGAATCATTTCAGCAAAATCCCCGAAGTTGGCGTTAATCAGCCAAACATCCTCTCCCTGCTTGGTTAAGCTGAAGAGCGTTTCCCAATACTTGTTCTTCTCCTTTGGACGTGCGGTGATGTCATCGGCTGATGGATTGACGATAATCAAGCGCAGGTGCGGGTTTGTTCGCACGGCTGCAAGAATCGGTTCGGACAAGTGGTCGTCGTTGAATCCGAAGCCCGCAACAATGAGGCAGGTGTTGGGCTCGCGCAGGACTGAGAAATACTGCGATACCAACTCAAGATGCGGCTGAACGTAGGATTGCTGATACTTACCCTTTGCTGGGTAAATCAGGCAGGCTGAATCCGCAGTTGGCTTCTGTTCCACTTCGATTTCATTTTCCCCCTTCCGCGACCAGTTGACGGATCCGTGCAGCTTGTAGATGTGGAAGACACCCTCCAATGGTGTCCCGACTTCGTCACCGGTGCTAGGCCGCCTCACGATGTCATAAAGGAAGAATCGCGGGTCAAATTGCCGTGGTTGGGTGAATGAAAAGCCGTCCAAGACTACCAAACCTTGCTTCCCTGCCGCA is from Verrucomicrobiota bacterium and encodes:
- a CDS encoding ATP-binding protein; its protein translation is MSRPSNIEEAFPRGLLRPELFIGVLSSVSAQAVRFNLNDAGSPSGAHFLGGRYGKGEVGEFVLIEGQINLLLGRVVEIHLPESERRSVDASHSKVMDLDAVGTIQLLGSVAMDSLRVTAGVESYPRLGDRVYAAPHNFVADLPSLMEPEGSPESKVLLRLGSIDVALESAVSIRPEKLFGRHCAILGTTGGGKSWTTARIIEECLKHKTKIILLDATGEYRGFSGPFVTHFHLGSPVNTATGSLPRSLPPTSFVESDFIALFEPAGKVQGPKMRAAMRSLRLAKLVPAVATNGIIRKIDQSKAAVIAAEQQAGVAAKLDDPRQEFDVSKLSAQIEQECVHPDGFAPYPAPKGTKDTTKWGGDSGEVSYCLSLMSRISAVLTSPSFACVFNSPDPALTTAIGDFVANDKRLLRICLSGVAYEFKAREIVANVIGRHLLNMARAGAFAASPVVVVVDEAHNFLGRQIGGEDAVARLDAFELIAKEGRKFGLNICLTTQRPRDITEGVLSQMGTLVVHRLTNDRDREVVERACGEIDRSASSFLPNLKPGEAAIIGADFPIPLTIQIFPPEAQPKSDGPNYQKCWQLDPPAP